From a region of the Paenibacillus lutimineralis genome:
- a CDS encoding phage tail protein: MASNTPNLNLLKKDPATDGDDTFNIKTMLNDNWDKIDAAMGQVDIPDATLTVKGKVQLSSATDSAAEDRAATPKAVKDAALQAKSYTDQQISLVTETGIPKLVSYPLLVTATADNQKVFEIPLDLFDANTDTLLVAINRAVLDATQYTVTNTVLDGAGKVTQRAKLNLLSGVAAASEVTMVVLKNVPIGSDGAINGAVLATGSVPINRVDGLQQQLDLAFQAGNERKKEVVDALIALGVSASTVDSWDTLIGKISTIIRATGNAVASDVRAGMTFSNASGNNLIGTMPKFSPGDHEIYRDGGRAASQPHMVKLYTVEVSGIQTSILRVSMVDLGAYSEKTIAHGQIYVNGLPRGILRSVPGGYYKKATFVEDITCQDQDTIELWVRSEMVVPGPTETVSADLKLSIDVPATKYIYV, translated from the coding sequence TTGGCCAGTAATACACCTAATCTTAATTTATTGAAAAAAGACCCTGCGACCGATGGGGACGATACATTTAATATAAAGACCATGCTTAATGACAACTGGGACAAGATCGATGCAGCCATGGGCCAGGTTGATATCCCCGATGCTACGCTAACTGTCAAAGGTAAGGTGCAGCTCTCCAGTGCAACAGACAGTGCAGCCGAAGATCGGGCGGCAACACCGAAGGCGGTTAAAGACGCTGCTCTTCAGGCGAAGTCCTACACCGATCAACAGATTAGTTTGGTCACGGAGACAGGCATTCCGAAGCTGGTCAGCTACCCACTGCTAGTGACGGCCACAGCCGATAATCAAAAGGTTTTCGAGATTCCGCTTGATCTATTCGATGCGAACACAGACACCTTGCTCGTAGCGATCAATCGTGCAGTCTTGGACGCTACTCAGTACACAGTCACCAATACCGTTCTCGATGGAGCTGGGAAGGTAACGCAGCGGGCAAAGCTTAACCTTCTGTCTGGCGTGGCCGCTGCGTCAGAGGTGACAATGGTAGTTTTGAAAAATGTTCCGATTGGCTCGGATGGTGCGATCAATGGAGCAGTGCTTGCTACAGGCAGCGTACCAATCAATCGGGTGGACGGCTTGCAGCAGCAACTCGACCTGGCTTTTCAAGCTGGCAATGAGCGAAAAAAGGAAGTCGTGGACGCGCTCATTGCCTTGGGAGTATCGGCGTCCACAGTGGATAGTTGGGATACTTTGATTGGCAAAATATCAACGATCATCCGGGCCACCGGGAATGCAGTCGCTTCGGATGTACGTGCGGGGATGACCTTTAGTAATGCGAGTGGAAATAACCTGATCGGTACGATGCCAAAGTTCAGCCCAGGCGACCATGAAATTTATAGAGATGGAGGACGCGCCGCCAGCCAGCCTCACATGGTAAAGCTTTATACCGTAGAAGTATCGGGCATACAGACAAGTATCCTTCGGGTAAGCATGGTGGATCTAGGAGCCTACTCCGAAAAAACCATCGCCCATGGTCAAATCTATGTGAATGGTCTGCCACGGGGAATCCTAAGGTCCGTTCCTGGAGGGTACTACAAAAAAGCGACCTTTGTCGAAGATATCACCTGTCAGGATCAGGACACCATAGAGCTTTGGGTGAGATCTGAAATGGTGGTGCCGGGCCCTACAGAGACTGTGTCTGCAGATTTAAAACTGAGTATAGACGTGCCTGCGACGAAGTATATTTATGTTTAA
- a CDS encoding DUF2634 domain-containing protein: protein MANLFPESMEQSWEDSGSPELLEDEVILGRSWRFDFDAGEFVMTPTRKIAQVDGMDAWVMWCQKAIRTSRYRHLIYSRQYGQELDELIGRGYSRAVQESEIQRMVTETLMVDPRTLSVDGFTFSWQEDGCHFSCQIRNVHDEQFTLEGSVS from the coding sequence GTGGCTAATCTTTTTCCGGAAAGTATGGAGCAATCCTGGGAAGATTCCGGGAGTCCAGAATTGTTGGAGGACGAGGTGATTCTAGGCCGGAGCTGGCGCTTCGACTTTGATGCTGGAGAATTCGTCATGACACCTACGCGAAAAATAGCCCAGGTGGACGGGATGGACGCTTGGGTGATGTGGTGTCAGAAAGCGATTCGTACATCACGGTATAGGCATCTAATCTATTCACGCCAATATGGGCAGGAATTGGATGAATTGATCGGCAGAGGCTATAGCCGTGCTGTGCAGGAGAGCGAAATTCAGCGAATGGTGACGGAGACATTGATGGTTGATCCCCGTACGCTAAGTGTGGATGGTTTTACGTTTAGCTGGCAGGAAGACGGATGTCATTTCTCTTGTCAGATTAGAAATGTGCATGATGAGCAGTTCACTTTAGAAGGGAGTGTGAGCTGA
- a CDS encoding YmfQ family protein, with translation MSSFQHFQMTSPKGREMFSYLPGYYESSRVMQSDMNAKGAELDEFYKALDETLEQFFVRTATWGVDRWEQELGLTTELAKPIEQRRALVESKLRGAGQFSGRLVKNVAEAYDGGTVDVSFQPAKWSFTIKFVDTIGVPPNLDDLKMVIEEIKPAHLKVEYEFSYLLLRDIHGVITLNQMEQIPLSKFAGGGPVGQ, from the coding sequence ATGAGTAGCTTTCAGCATTTTCAAATGACAAGCCCTAAGGGACGAGAAATGTTCTCTTATTTACCGGGGTACTATGAGAGCTCCCGGGTTATGCAGTCTGATATGAACGCTAAAGGCGCAGAACTGGATGAGTTCTATAAAGCGTTGGATGAGACGCTGGAACAGTTCTTTGTACGGACGGCTACCTGGGGGGTGGATCGTTGGGAGCAAGAACTCGGATTGACCACGGAGTTGGCTAAGCCAATTGAGCAGCGCCGTGCGCTGGTCGAATCCAAGCTGCGCGGGGCTGGGCAATTCTCCGGACGGCTCGTGAAGAACGTGGCCGAAGCTTACGATGGCGGAACCGTTGATGTATCATTTCAGCCTGCCAAGTGGAGCTTCACGATTAAGTTCGTGGATACGATCGGCGTGCCTCCTAACCTGGATGATCTGAAGATGGTCATCGAAGAGATTAAGCCGGCGCATTTGAAGGTGGAGTATGAATTCAGCTACTTATTGCTTAGAGACATTCATGGGGTGATAACGCTCAACCAAATGGAGCAGATACCATTAAGTAAATTTGCAGGAGGTGGTCCGGTTGGCCAGTAA
- a CDS encoding phage tail sheath family protein has product MAGGTWSITNQPVLPGLYMNFVSAAGTAIQSGARGVVIAPVKSHWGPVGQFVEVNSEMAIREMFTDNETDGATAFSTLYLALLGGPNKLLAYRLADSSAAEATIHLKNTESSPADAITLKAKYPGKRGNDFKVTIQPSPVIANAKELKLYEGGKLLRTIALGSGETPQAVAAINEDSGNQWIVAEKIAEGTLADVSGEAFAGGESGISGITNADYIKATEAFETQDFHVLTLDGVTDAALRTSIVAWVKRVRGEGKGIIATLGGTAAEDTASDAVNKAITRSMASDYEGIVNVGTGAKMNGKEYSSSQVAAWVAGLIAGQSLKESTTYAVAPFEDVTRRWTRSEQEQGVQNGVFLLVHDGRKVKVLRGVNSLNTLGEGKNRGWKKIRKIRVIDQINSDLQKTAEDHYIGKVNNTEEGRLALISAGKQYLQTLALENVIESTGFDVTLDPRFYGNGAQFVPEDDQVFLAWTADDTDVMEQIFGTFYVQ; this is encoded by the coding sequence ATGGCAGGAGGAACTTGGAGTATAACGAATCAACCGGTGTTGCCCGGTTTGTATATGAATTTTGTGAGTGCGGCCGGAACGGCAATCCAATCTGGAGCACGCGGCGTTGTCATCGCCCCCGTTAAATCGCATTGGGGTCCCGTCGGTCAGTTTGTTGAGGTAAATAGTGAAATGGCGATCCGGGAGATGTTTACTGACAATGAGACAGATGGAGCAACAGCGTTCTCTACTTTATATCTTGCACTGCTCGGCGGACCGAACAAGCTGCTAGCTTATCGTCTGGCAGACAGTTCAGCGGCAGAGGCCACTATTCATTTGAAAAATACAGAGTCTAGCCCAGCAGATGCAATTACTCTGAAAGCTAAGTATCCTGGCAAACGTGGTAATGACTTTAAGGTAACGATTCAGCCAAGCCCGGTCATTGCAAATGCCAAAGAACTGAAACTTTACGAGGGCGGTAAGTTGCTGCGGACGATTGCGCTTGGCAGCGGCGAGACGCCTCAGGCCGTAGCTGCTATTAATGAAGATTCAGGCAATCAATGGATTGTAGCAGAGAAAATAGCGGAAGGCACGCTCGCGGATGTATCGGGTGAAGCCTTTGCAGGCGGAGAGAGCGGAATCTCTGGTATTACTAATGCCGATTATATCAAGGCTACGGAAGCTTTTGAGACCCAGGACTTCCACGTGCTGACGCTCGATGGTGTTACAGATGCAGCACTGCGGACCAGCATTGTTGCTTGGGTGAAGCGTGTACGCGGCGAGGGCAAAGGAATTATTGCCACACTGGGTGGCACAGCAGCCGAGGATACGGCCAGTGATGCGGTGAATAAAGCGATTACCCGCAGTATGGCCAGCGATTATGAAGGGATCGTTAACGTAGGTACCGGGGCAAAAATGAACGGCAAAGAATATTCTTCCTCCCAGGTTGCCGCGTGGGTAGCCGGTTTGATTGCCGGTCAGTCCTTGAAGGAATCGACTACTTATGCTGTGGCGCCGTTTGAGGATGTGACTCGCCGCTGGACTCGTTCCGAGCAGGAGCAGGGCGTGCAAAACGGGGTATTTTTGCTGGTGCATGATGGTCGAAAGGTGAAGGTGCTTCGCGGCGTAAACAGTCTGAATACGCTGGGTGAAGGCAAGAACAGAGGCTGGAAGAAAATCCGCAAGATTCGCGTCATTGACCAGATCAACTCGGATCTGCAGAAGACCGCAGAGGATCACTATATTGGCAAAGTGAACAATACGGAAGAAGGCCGTCTCGCCTTGATCAGTGCCGGTAAGCAATATTTGCAGACCTTAGCTCTGGAAAATGTGATCGAATCCACCGGGTTCGATGTAACGCTTGATCCTCGTTTTTATGGCAACGGAGCGCAATTCGTTCCTGAGGACGATCAGGTCTTCCTGGCATGGACGGCGGATGATACCGATGTAATGGAACAAATTTTCGGAACGTTTTACGTACAATAA
- a CDS encoding XkdW family protein: MNKALAIMHLYPKAKPLIDFEVVDDRGLQTITKWNIDAPKPTEDELVVAWEEYSKLPPPEPEPTAEDTLGMLLIESAADKATIAVLEDTVGSLLLEVAALKGGEA; the protein is encoded by the coding sequence ATGAACAAAGCATTAGCGATTATGCATTTATACCCAAAGGCGAAACCGCTTATTGATTTTGAAGTGGTTGATGATCGCGGGTTACAGACTATTACCAAATGGAATATTGATGCCCCTAAGCCTACTGAAGATGAACTTGTGGTAGCATGGGAAGAGTATTCGAAGTTGCCGCCACCAGAACCCGAGCCGACAGCAGAGGATACACTTGGTATGCTGCTGATCGAGAGCGCAGCGGACAAGGCTACGATTGCAGTACTGGAGGATACGGTTGGATCGTTGTTGCTAGAGGTAGCAGCACTTAAAGGAGGCGAGGCTTAA
- a CDS encoding phage holin: protein MIKKRWRNYALWVSIVSQVLLLLQLLGHLTGLFDLTDVMKQDILAITDVILGLLATLGIISNPTKPNSGGYNL, encoded by the coding sequence ATGATCAAGAAAAGATGGCGCAACTACGCGTTATGGGTGAGTATCGTATCCCAAGTCCTGCTCCTCCTTCAACTTCTTGGACATCTGACAGGGCTGTTCGACTTAACCGATGTGATGAAGCAGGATATTTTGGCTATTACGGATGTAATCCTTGGCCTCCTGGCTACTCTGGGCATTATCTCTAACCCGACCAAGCCCAATAGTGGCGGATATAATCTATAA
- a CDS encoding LysM peptidoglycan-binding domain-containing protein translates to MEIHLIDSAGKDFYFPVNPEEITITRGKALETINIVALGEYDFPIGERVKEIAFSSFFPAAYDPGYCKYENLPDPQVAMNQITSMMNSKRPVRLIISDTAVNVLVMLSAHNSTFKGGEPGDVYFEITARTWQEMKVHTSAAAQAKNSPSNRSDTKQAAKTYTVKSGDTLSKIAKLELGSSSKWQAIYKANAKTIGKDPNKIKPGQKLVLP, encoded by the coding sequence GTGGAAATCCACTTGATCGATTCGGCGGGCAAGGATTTTTATTTTCCGGTGAATCCCGAAGAGATTACGATTACCCGGGGGAAAGCCCTGGAGACAATTAATATCGTAGCGCTTGGGGAATATGATTTCCCGATCGGAGAGAGGGTGAAGGAAATCGCCTTCTCTTCTTTTTTTCCGGCAGCATATGATCCGGGCTACTGCAAATATGAAAACTTGCCCGATCCGCAGGTCGCTATGAATCAGATCACCTCAATGATGAACAGTAAACGGCCAGTCCGGCTGATCATTTCCGATACAGCGGTCAATGTGCTAGTTATGCTATCGGCTCACAACAGCACGTTCAAGGGCGGCGAGCCCGGGGATGTATACTTTGAGATAACGGCTCGCACCTGGCAGGAGATGAAGGTACACACTTCTGCAGCAGCTCAAGCTAAGAACAGCCCATCCAATCGAAGCGATACGAAGCAGGCGGCCAAGACCTACACGGTCAAGTCCGGAGATACTCTCTCCAAAATCGCCAAGCTAGAGCTGGGCAGCAGTTCGAAATGGCAGGCGATCTATAAAGCTAACGCTAAAACGATCGGTAAAGATCCGAACAAGATCAAGCCGGGACAAAAGCTGGTGCTGCCATGA
- a CDS encoding hemolysin XhlA family protein, producing the protein MDGVQTEVLQRITRVETKVDNMDDKLDRAIAANETAVEALSSARSAHHRLDKIEDAQKWLWRTITASIITIVVGAILTVIKLQGGA; encoded by the coding sequence ATGGACGGGGTGCAAACTGAGGTGCTACAGCGGATTACGAGAGTGGAGACGAAGGTGGACAATATGGACGATAAGCTGGATCGGGCGATTGCGGCCAATGAGACGGCGGTAGAGGCGCTATCCTCAGCGCGGTCAGCACACCATCGATTGGACAAGATTGAAGATGCTCAGAAGTGGCTCTGGCGCACCATTACGGCGTCGATCATTACGATTGTCGTCGGGGCTATTTTAACGGTGATTAAGTTGCAGGGCGGGGCTTGA
- a CDS encoding phage tail tube protein, which produces MAQYLDPGRIIMGTFGQIFIDGVWQSNLNHLEANVEADKRELNLVGTEYTVFKLGRKKGTGTMSGYKVTSDMITRGFQKFSIINKLDDPEAYGFERIQLNGCMVDKIQLANWTAGEEVVEETAFTFESYELLDPIVAS; this is translated from the coding sequence ATGGCACAATATCTTGATCCAGGTCGCATTATTATGGGGACGTTCGGTCAGATTTTTATCGATGGAGTCTGGCAGTCGAACTTGAATCATCTGGAGGCTAATGTCGAAGCGGACAAGCGGGAATTAAACCTTGTTGGTACAGAATATACCGTATTTAAATTAGGACGCAAAAAAGGAACCGGCACGATGAGCGGCTACAAAGTAACGTCGGATATGATTACGCGGGGATTCCAGAAGTTCTCGATCATTAATAAGCTGGATGACCCTGAGGCATATGGCTTTGAACGCATTCAGCTGAACGGATGCATGGTTGATAAAATCCAGCTTGCCAACTGGACCGCCGGCGAAGAGGTCGTTGAGGAAACGGCATTTACGTTTGAATCCTACGAGCTGCTTGACCCGATCGTTGCATCTTAA
- a CDS encoding ketopantoate hydroxymethyltransferase, protein MIERAFLTEIAEYTENKIAKVVLNDSLEITDFLVKEMTDTKVGMQYLIPASQISLVTKIALVDQSGTAISTNEVYIPIASDTLLLQTIQVKEASA, encoded by the coding sequence ATGATAGAGCGAGCTTTTTTAACGGAGATTGCCGAATATACCGAGAACAAAATTGCCAAGGTCGTATTGAACGACTCATTGGAGATAACGGATTTTCTCGTGAAGGAAATGACCGATACGAAGGTTGGAATGCAGTATCTCATTCCGGCGTCGCAGATCTCATTAGTCACGAAAATCGCTCTTGTTGATCAAAGCGGTACGGCGATCAGCACCAATGAGGTGTATATTCCCATCGCATCAGACACGCTGCTCTTACAGACCATCCAAGTGAAGGAGGCGAGCGCCTAA
- a CDS encoding baseplate J/gp47 family protein gives MAELPLFLQEQTEDEIMQRMLERVPADIDKSEGSFIWDSQAPVAFMLADAAVWGQQVLQRGFASTTYGEYLDLRVAEHGLTRRAAVAAIGKVMFSGTPGTIVPTGTVVATPADEITDEASIEYKTLEAVNLGPDGTGVVPIKALVAGRSGNVPASVINVMSTSISGITAVINPNETSGGTDIESDELLLERFYAQVRNQGTSGNKAQYMKWAGEVAGVGGVQVIPLWKGPGTVGIYLLDTDKRAANAEIVAAAQKHIDPTMDGQGEGVAPAGPVVTVMGVQEVPIEISVQLTLAAGSTMEEVRGYIEDGVRAYLKQLAFTDTLVRYTRVAAVLLDLPSIVDYTNLTVNGKDNANIEISSGQVAVLGTVNVYE, from the coding sequence ATGGCAGAGCTGCCGCTTTTTTTACAAGAGCAGACAGAAGATGAGATTATGCAGCGTATGCTGGAACGAGTGCCCGCGGATATTGATAAATCCGAGGGTTCTTTTATTTGGGACTCGCAGGCGCCGGTAGCATTTATGTTGGCCGATGCGGCTGTCTGGGGGCAACAGGTGCTGCAGCGCGGTTTTGCAAGTACGACCTATGGAGAGTACCTGGATCTGCGGGTCGCAGAGCATGGTCTTACCCGGCGTGCCGCGGTTGCGGCGATAGGCAAGGTGATGTTCTCGGGGACACCGGGAACGATTGTCCCGACCGGGACAGTTGTGGCAACTCCCGCAGATGAGATTACAGATGAGGCATCTATTGAGTACAAGACGTTGGAAGCCGTAAACTTAGGGCCGGATGGGACTGGTGTTGTTCCTATCAAGGCGCTGGTCGCTGGCCGAAGCGGCAATGTTCCGGCGAGTGTTATTAACGTCATGTCAACGTCGATCAGCGGGATCACGGCAGTGATCAACCCGAATGAAACATCGGGCGGTACGGACATTGAGTCCGATGAATTGCTGCTAGAACGGTTCTATGCCCAGGTTCGCAACCAAGGAACAAGCGGAAATAAAGCCCAATATATGAAATGGGCCGGAGAAGTCGCTGGTGTTGGCGGCGTTCAGGTGATTCCTTTATGGAAAGGACCAGGTACAGTTGGGATTTATTTGCTCGATACCGATAAACGTGCGGCAAATGCGGAAATTGTTGCCGCTGCGCAGAAGCATATTGATCCGACCATGGACGGCCAGGGAGAAGGTGTTGCTCCTGCGGGGCCTGTGGTCACAGTCATGGGTGTGCAAGAGGTCCCCATTGAAATTTCGGTGCAATTGACACTCGCAGCAGGGTCAACGATGGAAGAAGTCAGGGGTTATATCGAGGATGGAGTGCGTGCTTATTTGAAGCAGCTAGCTTTTACGGATACTTTGGTTCGTTATACGCGTGTTGCTGCCGTACTGCTGGATCTTCCATCCATTGTGGATTATACGAACCTGACCGTTAACGGCAAGGATAACGCAAATATCGAAATTTCATCGGGGCAGGTCGCCGTTCTGGGGACGGTGAATGTTTATGAGTAG
- a CDS encoding XkdQ/YqbQ family protein: MSYEVVLQNKYYLGGLIESISLTDSLDMISYQGTFNMKIPADFPGIEPGQEIRVSGTPFEGSSKVYLLHPGVVWECSSSVDQSKHMRVSFYDRTIYLARSEDECLFSAGGTATQRLKKYAADWNIKLASSIPETNKRLKKAVYRAQTIYNMIMSDLKETVKAGGDMYIPRMTPSGLGLFKIGSNETVWVLGGIESSTQNRTLEETVTKVKVLGTADGKEDAPSKVLAIATGETAKYGVLQRIVQDDDVKSAEAAKKLAQSKLTGIGETYTVQCIDLNTIRAGDRVSWGGQQLIVTGVTHELGNPGHMTLDLTTLADVKRRYFLDS; encoded by the coding sequence ATGAGTTATGAGGTTGTGCTGCAGAACAAATATTATTTGGGTGGGCTAATTGAGAGTATATCTTTGACGGATTCGCTGGATATGATCTCGTACCAAGGAACGTTTAATATGAAAATCCCTGCTGACTTCCCCGGGATTGAGCCTGGGCAGGAGATCAGGGTGAGCGGCACCCCGTTTGAGGGTTCAAGCAAGGTTTATTTACTTCATCCTGGTGTGGTCTGGGAATGCTCAAGCAGTGTTGATCAGAGCAAGCATATGAGAGTGAGCTTTTATGACAGGACGATATATTTGGCACGATCTGAAGACGAATGTCTTTTTTCGGCGGGAGGAACGGCTACCCAGCGTCTTAAGAAATATGCGGCCGATTGGAATATCAAACTGGCTTCTTCAATTCCCGAAACGAATAAGAGACTAAAAAAAGCCGTTTACCGTGCGCAGACGATCTATAACATGATCATGTCTGATTTGAAGGAAACCGTAAAAGCCGGGGGTGACATGTACATCCCACGGATGACACCTTCAGGTCTCGGGCTGTTCAAGATCGGCAGCAATGAAACGGTGTGGGTGCTGGGAGGAATCGAGTCATCCACTCAAAACCGGACCTTGGAAGAAACGGTCACAAAGGTGAAAGTCCTTGGGACAGCGGATGGTAAGGAAGATGCGCCTTCCAAGGTACTAGCTATCGCTACGGGAGAGACAGCAAAGTATGGCGTTCTCCAGCGGATCGTTCAAGATGATGATGTTAAATCGGCAGAGGCCGCCAAGAAATTGGCCCAATCCAAGCTGACAGGCATCGGGGAAACTTACACCGTCCAGTGTATAGATTTGAACACCATACGTGCTGGAGACAGGGTAAGCTGGGGCGGTCAGCAGCTGATCGTAACAGGTGTAACTCATGAACTGGGGAATCCGGGCCATATGACACTAGATTTAACGACCTTGGCGGATGTGAAAAGGAGGTATTTTCTTGACAGTTGA
- a CDS encoding phage tail assembly chaperone → MSLNEQLNEQEILDGLFETAANLPEETIFIGRLSLRITLRGLTSSKVDAIRERCTIRKTTKGQVTEKIDSELFNAALIKEATSALEVVKKLDGGQEQALKLSGWGDDRLISRLKLSGGEEAVRRMLLAGELDAVGDKVLEISGFGVDIEDIKN, encoded by the coding sequence ATGAGTTTGAATGAACAACTGAATGAGCAGGAAATTTTGGATGGTCTCTTCGAGACGGCAGCGAATTTGCCGGAAGAGACCATTTTTATTGGACGCCTAAGTCTGAGGATTACGCTTCGAGGCTTAACTTCTAGCAAGGTGGATGCTATCCGCGAACGTTGCACGATCCGCAAGACGACCAAAGGACAGGTTACAGAAAAGATTGATAGCGAGCTATTCAACGCGGCGTTGATCAAAGAAGCTACCTCGGCACTTGAAGTTGTGAAGAAGCTCGACGGCGGTCAGGAGCAGGCCCTGAAGCTGAGCGGATGGGGCGATGATCGCTTGATTAGCCGTTTGAAGCTGTCCGGTGGTGAAGAGGCGGTTCGGCGGATGCTTTTGGCTGGTGAATTGGATGCCGTAGGCGATAAAGTACTCGAAATTTCCGGCTTTGGGGTCGACATTGAAGACATAAAAAACTAA
- a CDS encoding glycoside hydrolase family 25 protein, with product MQARKQGNAQGIDVSHWQGKIDWTKVAASGISFAFIKATQNSVDAKFIENARGAKAAGLMIGAYHYLDNSVMTEAAAKSAAQVFYNAIQSAGVKFDLPPILDYESKSGSLSTAGTTVVAKAFLNEIGRLTGVTPMLYTYPAFIGNFSGLSQYPLWIARYSTQTPVDASGWTRWTFWQYSDGQSGGTLPNGSRIVGGINGQVDLNEFDGTEAKLRNKYGSKKEEPKVSERDVKQVSDWAAKDWAEAKANGYFDGTRPGAAITREETAIVINRLRANFLKLIAGSSARISDLEERLKRIEQGGQ from the coding sequence ATGCAGGCGAGAAAACAAGGCAATGCTCAAGGTATTGACGTCTCCCATTGGCAGGGCAAGATCGATTGGACGAAGGTAGCGGCGAGCGGAATATCATTCGCTTTTATCAAAGCCACACAGAACAGCGTGGATGCGAAGTTTATCGAAAATGCCCGAGGAGCAAAGGCTGCAGGTTTGATGATCGGTGCCTATCATTATTTGGATAATTCCGTGATGACAGAAGCCGCGGCGAAATCGGCAGCACAAGTGTTCTACAATGCGATCCAGTCGGCAGGAGTAAAATTCGATCTTCCCCCGATACTAGATTATGAATCGAAATCCGGAAGTTTAAGCACGGCGGGAACTACTGTGGTTGCGAAGGCTTTTCTGAATGAAATCGGACGATTGACTGGCGTTACACCGATGCTATATACCTATCCGGCGTTCATTGGCAACTTCAGTGGTTTAAGCCAATATCCGCTCTGGATAGCACGATACAGCACGCAAACCCCTGTTGACGCATCCGGTTGGACTCGCTGGACGTTCTGGCAATATAGCGACGGTCAAAGTGGTGGAACACTGCCTAATGGTTCGAGAATCGTGGGCGGGATTAATGGACAGGTAGATTTGAATGAATTCGACGGAACCGAGGCGAAGCTGAGGAATAAATACGGTTCTAAGAAGGAGGAGCCGAAAGTGAGCGAGCGCGATGTGAAACAAGTCAGCGATTGGGCTGCAAAAGACTGGGCGGAAGCCAAGGCGAATGGTTATTTCGATGGAACGAGACCCGGAGCAGCAATAACGAGAGAAGAGACAGCAATCGTGATCAATAGATTAAGAGCGAATTTCCTCAAGCTGATTGCAGGTAGTTCGGCAAGAATTAGTGATCTGGAAGAAAGATTGAAACGGATCGAGCAAGGAGGTCAATAA
- a CDS encoding XkdX family protein yields MWYNIIKQYYDNGHPTYNTESVKVFVVARYITVDEYKQITGVTYKAD; encoded by the coding sequence ATGTGGTATAACATTATAAAACAGTATTACGATAATGGGCATCCTACGTACAATACGGAGAGTGTCAAGGTGTTTGTAGTAGCCCGGTATATAACGGTAGATGAGTATAAGCAAATTACTGGTGTAACGTATAAAGCTGATTAA
- a CDS encoding putative holin-like toxin yields the protein MHPKDALSLMFMFGMFILALLTYMKNK from the coding sequence ATTCATCCCAAAGATGCTCTTTCCTTAATGTTCATGTTCGGCATGTTCATTCTGGCGCTTCTTACCTACATGAAAAATAAATAG